From Streptomyces sp. NBC_00683, one genomic window encodes:
- a CDS encoding class E sortase, with protein MAARTEHEERADESAPPVRRSSTRHPVAAAVSVFGELLITAGLVLGLFVVYSLWWTNVLADREADKQGNTIRDRWAGGPGALDTGDGIGFLHVPAMKNGEVLVKKGTDPKTLNNGIAGYYTDPVKSALPADEQGNFTLAAHRDGHGAKFHNIDKVKKGDAVVFETKDTWYVYKVFAELPETSKFNVDAIAPVPKGAGVKKPGRYITLTTCTPVYTSKYRYIVWGELVRTEKVDRDRTKPAELR; from the coding sequence GTGGCAGCGAGGACCGAGCACGAAGAGCGCGCCGACGAGTCGGCGCCACCGGTGCGACGCAGCAGTACCCGCCATCCCGTCGCGGCGGCCGTCAGCGTCTTCGGTGAGCTGCTGATCACCGCCGGCCTGGTACTCGGGCTCTTCGTCGTCTACTCGCTGTGGTGGACCAACGTGCTCGCCGACCGCGAGGCCGACAAACAGGGCAACACCATCCGCGACCGCTGGGCAGGCGGACCGGGAGCCCTGGACACCGGGGACGGGATCGGCTTCCTCCACGTGCCCGCCATGAAGAACGGCGAGGTGCTGGTCAAGAAGGGAACCGACCCCAAGACCCTCAACAACGGCATCGCCGGCTACTACACGGACCCGGTGAAGTCGGCCCTGCCCGCGGACGAGCAGGGCAACTTCACGCTGGCCGCGCACCGGGACGGACACGGTGCCAAGTTCCACAACATAGACAAGGTGAAGAAGGGCGACGCGGTCGTCTTCGAGACCAAGGACACCTGGTACGTCTACAAGGTCTTCGCGGAGCTCCCCGAGACGTCGAAGTTCAACGTCGACGCGATCGCACCGGTCCCGAAGGGGGCGGGCGTGAAGAAGCCCGGCCGCTACATCACGCTGACCACGTGCACACCGGTCTACACGTCGAAGTACCGCTACATCGTGTGGGGCGAGCTGGTGCGGACCGAGAAGGTCGACCGGGACAGGACGAAGCCGGCGGAGCTGCGCTGA
- the pknB gene encoding Stk1 family PASTA domain-containing Ser/Thr kinase, whose amino-acid sequence MEEPRRLGGRYELGSVLGRGGMAEVYLAHDTRLGRTVAVKTLRADLARDPSFQARFRREAQSAASLNHPAIVAVYDTGEDYVDGVSIPYIVMEYVDGSTLRELLHSGRKLLPERTLEMTVGILQALEYSHRAQIVHRDIKPANVMLTRTGQVKVMDFGIARAMGDSGMTMTQTAAVIGTAQYLSPEQAKGEQVDARSDLYSTGCLLYELLAVRPPFVGDSPVAVAYQHVREEPQPPSNFDPEITPEMDAIVLKALTKDPDYRYQSADEMRADIEACLDGQPVAATAAMGAAGYGGYDAYGNDQPTTALRQTDPGGAQTSMLPPVNPDDGGYGYDDRPDRRRQKKSNTSTILLVVAGILVLIGAILIGREVFSSTDGGSGKADVPNMVGSTLEDAQKLAQNSELVLKVGAKEPCETQEKDKICSQSPEGGTLEVGGTVTVVVSTGAPKVEVPSVVEKTEETARKELEDKGFTVTVKAVESEATAGTVTKQDPEGGTKAEKESEVTITVAKEATQNVPSVVGRQFTDAEAQLKGVGFANVSRTDVDSQEPLGTVVEQTPEANSKQAKDVQIVLKVSKGPAQPEQVAVPDLQGKTLADAKAALAQAGLQLGNVQGPNDDAARVVGFQPGVGQMVAKNSAVNVQTLPGNGGGDGNIFGGPSGAAD is encoded by the coding sequence ATGGAAGAGCCGCGTCGCCTCGGCGGCCGGTACGAGCTGGGCTCGGTGCTCGGCCGTGGTGGCATGGCCGAGGTCTACCTCGCGCACGACACCCGGCTCGGCCGCACCGTCGCTGTGAAGACGCTGCGGGCGGATCTCGCCCGCGACCCGTCCTTCCAGGCCCGGTTCCGCCGTGAGGCCCAGTCGGCCGCCTCGCTCAACCACCCCGCGATCGTCGCTGTCTACGACACCGGCGAGGACTACGTCGACGGGGTCTCCATCCCGTACATCGTGATGGAGTACGTCGACGGGTCGACCCTCAGAGAACTTCTGCACTCCGGCCGCAAGCTGCTGCCCGAGCGCACTCTCGAAATGACGGTCGGCATCCTCCAGGCCCTGGAGTACTCGCACCGCGCCCAGATCGTCCACCGCGACATCAAGCCGGCGAACGTCATGCTGACGCGTACCGGCCAGGTCAAGGTCATGGACTTCGGCATCGCCCGCGCCATGGGCGACTCCGGCATGACGATGACGCAGACCGCGGCGGTCATCGGCACCGCCCAGTACCTCTCCCCGGAACAGGCCAAGGGCGAGCAGGTCGACGCACGCTCCGACCTGTACTCCACCGGCTGCCTGCTCTACGAACTCCTGGCGGTCCGGCCCCCGTTCGTCGGGGACTCGCCCGTCGCGGTCGCCTACCAGCACGTACGGGAAGAGCCTCAGCCGCCGAGCAACTTCGACCCCGAGATCACGCCCGAGATGGACGCGATCGTGTTGAAGGCCCTCACCAAGGACCCCGACTACCGCTACCAGTCGGCCGACGAGATGCGCGCCGACATCGAGGCCTGCCTCGACGGCCAGCCGGTCGCGGCCACGGCGGCGATGGGCGCGGCGGGCTACGGCGGCTACGACGCCTACGGCAACGACCAGCCCACCACTGCCCTGCGCCAGACGGACCCGGGCGGCGCCCAGACGTCCATGCTGCCTCCGGTCAACCCGGACGACGGCGGCTACGGCTACGACGACCGCCCTGACCGCCGGCGCCAGAAGAAGAGCAACACCTCGACGATCCTGCTGGTCGTCGCAGGCATCCTGGTGCTCATCGGGGCGATCCTCATCGGCCGTGAGGTCTTCAGCTCCACCGACGGGGGCAGCGGCAAGGCCGACGTCCCGAACATGGTCGGCTCGACGCTGGAGGACGCGCAGAAACTCGCGCAGAATTCCGAACTCGTCCTCAAGGTCGGAGCGAAGGAACCCTGCGAGACCCAGGAGAAGGACAAGATCTGCAGCCAGTCCCCGGAGGGCGGCACGCTGGAGGTCGGCGGCACCGTCACCGTCGTCGTTTCCACCGGTGCTCCGAAGGTCGAGGTCCCCAGCGTCGTCGAGAAGACCGAGGAGACCGCCCGCAAGGAGCTGGAGGACAAGGGCTTCACGGTGACCGTCAAGGCGGTCGAGTCCGAGGCGACCGCGGGCACGGTGACCAAGCAGGACCCTGAAGGCGGCACGAAGGCCGAGAAGGAGTCCGAGGTCACGATCACCGTGGCCAAGGAGGCCACGCAGAACGTGCCCTCCGTGGTCGGCAGGCAGTTCACGGACGCCGAGGCACAGCTGAAGGGCGTGGGCTTCGCCAACGTCTCCAGGACCGACGTCGACTCCCAGGAGCCCCTGGGCACTGTCGTCGAGCAGACCCCGGAGGCGAACAGCAAGCAGGCCAAGGACGTCCAGATCGTCCTCAAGGTCTCCAAGGGCCCCGCACAGCCGGAACAGGTCGCGGTCCCCGACCTGCAGGGCAAGACACTCGCCGACGCCAAGGCCGCCCTGGCCCAGGCCGGCCTGCAACTGGGCAACGTGCAGGGCCCCAACGATGACGCGGCGAGGGTCGTCGGCTTCCAGCCCGGGGTGGGTCAGATGGTCGCCAAGAACAGCGCCGTCAACGTACAGACCCTGCCGGGCAACGGCGGCGGAGACGGCAACATCTTCGGCGGCCCGTCCGGCGCGGCGGACTGA